A segment of the Panacibacter ginsenosidivorans genome:
TTATAACTGCAGGAAAAATTTATTCTTTTACAGTTGTATTAATTGTTGGCCTGTCGTATTGCCATTCGCTTAAATTCAGCTTGCGTTGTTGCGGGTAAACCTCATCACAGGTATTACCATCATACAATCTTCCATTCTTCATTACATACTGAATACTGTTCGTGTTGCGGATATTTTCCAATGGGTTTTTGTCAAGAACGATCATATCTGCAAGCTTGCCTACTTCAATGCTGCCAAGATCTTTATCAAGCCCCAATCCTTCTGCACCAAGTATGGTAGCGCATTTCAATGCATCTATAGTACGCATGCCACCACTTTGTAGCGCCCACAATTCCCAATGGTAACCAAGCCCCTGAAACTCGCCGTGACTGCCTACGCCAACCATACCCCCTGCGTCTACAAGCGCTTTCATATTCTTTGCATGTTTAGGAAATACCTGCTCTTCATCCATACTCCATCCTGCATTTGCATAAGGGAATGAACCACCCACTCTTCTTGTTTTTGAAGCAAGTTCTTCATAAGCAAAAAAGTGCTGCACTTTTGGATCATGATAAGGCACTTCTCTTGTCCAGAAATAATTTTCGCCAAATGGCCCACCATAAGAGACAAGCAATGTTGGTGTAACGATCATGTGTGCCTGCGAGATGGCTTTCCACACATCACTATACAAAGGATAAATTGGTAAGGCATGCTCATGACCAGGATAACCATCAAGCATGTTGGTCATGTTCAATTTAAAATCAAGGCCGCCTTCTGTTGTAGGCATCAGTTGCTGGTGACGCGCTGCAGTAATGATCCACTCACGTTGCTTACGGTTACCGGTTAGATACATTTTTATATACTTTGTGTGAAAGTATTTGCTGTATTGCTCCAGTATATCTTCTGCCTGCGATGAATCTTTTACATTATAAAACCAATAACCCACACCGGGACCTGTTGAATAAATTCTTGGACCGGTCATCATGCCTGCATCAACCATATCACCATAAGTTAATACATCAGTGGTTGATGTTTGCGGATCTCTTGTGGTGGTAACCCCATAAGCAAGATTGGTTGCATACATCCAAATCTGGTTTTTATGTATGCCCCAGTTTGGCCACATGTGAGAGTGTGGGTCAACAAAGCCTGGTATGATTGTTTTACCAGAGACATCCATGATCTTAGCACCGGACGGTGCTGATATTGAGCCACTTTTTCCAACTGCTTTTATCCGGTTGTTCTCGACAAGGATGTCACCATTTTCAATTACCTCATCGCCCTTCATAGTTACAATGCGTGCATTCTTAAACAAGATAGTTCCCTGTGGTATATCTTTTTTAAAGAACACTTTTACATCCACTTCCTGCGCTTTATATTTCGGCTCTTCCTTTTTTTCATTTTTCTTTATCGTAGTGTCCTTGGCTTTTATCGAATCCTGGATCTTCTTTAATGAATCAGCTGCTTTCTTAAGCGAGGAGTCTGCATTTAATCTTGCAATTGAATCCGCAGCTTTTTTATCTTCAGCTTTCTTTGCCTCTTTAAGACTGTCATCGAAGAATTGTGCTTTTTCCACATCATAAGAAAAATGGGTGCTACCCAAACTCCAGTGCACTGTTTTGCCATCTGCCTGCCAGAAGGGAAATTCACCACCAATATCCGTAAGCTTGCGTGCAGGAAATTCTGCATTATCTGCAGATGCTACGGATATTTCATCTGTTTTACCTGTTTTAGGAATGGTTACAACATAAATATTATTGTTGATCTGAGCAATTGCCCAAACACCTGTTGGCGACATAGTGATCCATGAAGCAGCAGCAGGTAAGTTCAATTCCTTTGCACTTTCATCCTCAACATCAGGCAGAATACATTGCATTTTAGATGGGTCTGGCCTGCCCATTTTTGAAGGGATGCTTCCATAAGACGTGATACCAGTGATATGTGCAACTCTTTTTTCATCAGTTCCCTCCCAGTTTATAGAAATAAGATTTCCGTTTCCATCATTCAGGTATATCCTTGAATCCTCTCCTTTTATAAAATGCGGATTATACTTACCTAAAGTGTTATATATTTTTGTGATCTCTCCCCCACCCGGTGCTATCCAGCAAAGTTCATCTTCACTGCCATCGTAGCCGGGACCATAGGCATCTTTGTATGCTCTTGTTTTACTGCGGATAAAAACGATCTTATCACCTTTCAGTGTGAAAATAAGATTTTGATACAGTCCGGTTTCATTGGTAAGTTTTTGTAATGTTGTCCCTTTCGTTCCTACCGTAGCTTTGTAAATATTCCCACCATCTGCATTCCATGTAGTAAATACGATTGCAGAGCCATCAGGGCTCCATGCGGGTTCTGCTTCTGTAAAATCATTATTGGTTACCCGTTTGGGAACACCAGCGGGATAGTCCATTACATACAAACGATTTAGTACAGTAAAAGCAAGACGTTTACCATCCGGTGATGGTGTTGCATCTCTAATCTGTGTTGATTGTTGGTATGCAGTATCTGATACAGGATATTTGAATTCAAGTTTCGGACCCAGTTCCAGTTCAACATTCGCAGTAAATGGAATTTCTGTTGGTACAGTACCGTCAATTGGTATTTTATAAAAACGTCCGCCATAAGAAGCAATCAACGCTTTACTGTCGGGCGTAAAACACATGGCAGGTAATACACCAAGTGGTGCTATGGATTCCTGCTCATCGCGTTGCACAGGATAAGCAAGCCATTTTTCATCACCTGATTTCAGGTCGCGTATCACAAGTCCTGTCTTGTCTTCATAACGGCTTCCATACACCAGCCATTTGCCATCTTTAGAAAGCACCGGTGTAAACCCTGAACCATATCGTGATGTAATAGTATTCACCGTTCCTTTTTCCCTGTCATACACTCCAATCTCATACTGCGGAAGCAAGGCATTATATTTCCACGCACCATTCCTGGTAGAGAAATAAATATACCGTCCGTCAGGACTCACTGCAGGGTCAATCGTTTTCAAAGTAGAGGGCTCTGCAATCAGTTGAATACCGCTGCCGCTTTTCATGTGCGCCATATATAATTTTATATTGCGTCGCCCTTTGCTAAAAACAATGTATTGCCCATCGGGCGTCCAGCATGCATCAGGAAAGTATTGGTTCTGGTCGCTGGTAACCTGCACAGTATCCTGCTTTGCCATATCTATGTACCATACATTATCCGCCCCGCTTCTGTCTGAGATGAATAATAATTTCTTGCCATCAGGACTATAGCGCGGATGCACATCATACGCCAGGCCTTTTGTAATAGCAGTTGCTTTACCACCGGTAATGGGCATGGTATAAATATCGCCCATCAGGTCAAATGCAATACTGCTGCCATCAGGACTAACATCCAGACTCATCCACGAACCTTCATTGGTTGAGTAGCTGATCTTGCGAACGGGCTTCAGCGGAAGACTTTTAAATTCCGAATATTTTGTCGTGTCTTTTTTGGTGGAATCTGCAGTATTATGATCTTTTGGACTAAAAGGAAAATAACCTGCTTCCGTTTGTGCACTAAACAATAAGAATAACCCTGCTAAAATAGCAGAGCCGGTTAAGAATTTATGCATTGCAGAAAGTTTTAGAGTTGGAAAGTATAGAATAGAAACCGAATACAGAAATACTGTGCAGGAAATTATATGAATGGGGTTGACAGTAAGAGAAAGTTTTTATGAGCCCGGCTTTTGGTTATAATGGCAACGGTTGTTGCGTCGCACTCTTGTACATTTAGATTACTATATTAGCAAACAAAAGCGACTATGCTACCTGATCCATTCTTTATACTTCAATTTGGATTTACGTTTACAATTCTGCTTATAATGATATTGAAAATAATAATTCCTTCAAAGAAAACAATCATAAACAAATGGTATTTAATAGCCAATTGGGTTGTATTCCTCTTCTTCATATATCTTTCAATCGCTAACATCATTTACTTTATAAAAGAACTTTCTGAATTTAACACAGAAAAAGAGGTGTATACCTTTTATTACACAAGACTAAATTTTTTTTCTCCTTATGGTTGGTCGCATTATCCCGCAATCTTCTTACCATTTATTTTATGTTTACTTTTTCTAAAAAAGAAAGTGAGGGCTTCTCTTCTGTGGAGTTTGGCAGTGATAATATTTTTCAATCTTGAGAACATAGTAATTTTTATTACAGGATTTTACAGGGATTATCTTTCTTCATCGTGGAGTGTATTCTATACGAAAACCTGGCAGTATAGCTACATACAAGCTTTCCTTATCTTTACTCTTGCAGTCCTAATAGTTATATTAGCTGATAAAATAATTATCAAAAAATATTTTGCATGAAAAGAGCAATAAGTGCTTTCATAACTATCATCTCCTGTATAAAATCAGTCGCTCAAATTCCCACCAACGGTCTCGATGTTCAGCATTATCAGTTCACCATACAACTTAACGACAGTAATAATCTCATAAAAGGAACAGCAGTTATTACAACAAAATTTACAAAAGCCGTAGATAAAGTTGTTTTCGATCTCGTTCAGAAAAAAAAAGATGGTAAAGGAATGACAGTTACTACTGTTACAAAAAAAGATCAGGAAATATCTTTCACACAGGATGCACAACACATCATCATCAACGAATCTGCAAACACAACAGATCAAAATATTTATACCATTACTTATGAAGGCATTCCTGCTGATGGTTTGATTATTGGTGTTAACAAATACAATCACCGCACTTTCTTTTCAGATAACTGGCCAAACCGTGCACGTAACTGGTTGCCGTGTAATGACCACCCATCTGATAAAGCGTCGGTAGAGTTTATTGTAACAGCACCGGATCATTATCAAATTATTTCAAACGGTATACAAACAGAAGAGAGCAACTTACCCGGTCATTTAAAACTTACACACTATAAA
Coding sequences within it:
- a CDS encoding amidohydrolase family protein; the protein is MHKFLTGSAILAGLFLLFSAQTEAGYFPFSPKDHNTADSTKKDTTKYSEFKSLPLKPVRKISYSTNEGSWMSLDVSPDGSSIAFDLMGDIYTMPITGGKATAITKGLAYDVHPRYSPDGKKLLFISDRSGADNVWYIDMAKQDTVQVTSDQNQYFPDACWTPDGQYIVFSKGRRNIKLYMAHMKSGSGIQLIAEPSTLKTIDPAVSPDGRYIYFSTRNGAWKYNALLPQYEIGVYDREKGTVNTITSRYGSGFTPVLSKDGKWLVYGSRYEDKTGLVIRDLKSGDEKWLAYPVQRDEQESIAPLGVLPAMCFTPDSKALIASYGGRFYKIPIDGTVPTEIPFTANVELELGPKLEFKYPVSDTAYQQSTQIRDATPSPDGKRLAFTVLNRLYVMDYPAGVPKRVTNNDFTEAEPAWSPDGSAIVFTTWNADGGNIYKATVGTKGTTLQKLTNETGLYQNLIFTLKGDKIVFIRSKTRAYKDAYGPGYDGSEDELCWIAPGGGEITKIYNTLGKYNPHFIKGEDSRIYLNDGNGNLISINWEGTDEKRVAHITGITSYGSIPSKMGRPDPSKMQCILPDVEDESAKELNLPAAASWITMSPTGVWAIAQINNNIYVVTIPKTGKTDEISVASADNAEFPARKLTDIGGEFPFWQADGKTVHWSLGSTHFSYDVEKAQFFDDSLKEAKKAEDKKAADSIARLNADSSLKKAADSLKKIQDSIKAKDTTIKKNEKKEEPKYKAQEVDVKVFFKKDIPQGTILFKNARIVTMKGDEVIENGDILVENNRIKAVGKSGSISAPSGAKIMDVSGKTIIPGFVDPHSHMWPNWGIHKNQIWMYATNLAYGVTTTRDPQTSTTDVLTYGDMVDAGMMTGPRIYSTGPGVGYWFYNVKDSSQAEDILEQYSKYFHTKYIKMYLTGNRKQREWIITAARHQQLMPTTEGGLDFKLNMTNMLDGYPGHEHALPIYPLYSDVWKAISQAHMIVTPTLLVSYGGPFGENYFWTREVPYHDPKVQHFFAYEELASKTRRVGGSFPYANAGWSMDEEQVFPKHAKNMKALVDAGGMVGVGSHGEFQGLGYHWELWALQSGGMRTIDALKCATILGAEGLGLDKDLGSIEVGKLADMIVLDKNPLENIRNTNSIQYVMKNGRLYDGNTCDEVYPQQRKLNLSEWQYDRPTINTTVKE